GCGGCGCGTGATATCGGGCGGAGCATCGGGCGGCATCTTTTTGATGAGATGAAAAAGCGCGGGTGGAAGGTTGAAGAAACCGGCGCCTGCGTGGTCACCTACGATCAACTGGACACGGTTCGGGAACGCACGGAAGGCGGAACCGAGGCCCTTACCCAGGCCGGATTTCCGCCATCTCAGATATATCGCGCCCCGGAGAGCATCACCGATCAGCCGGGCGCTTTCGCTGCGGCAAATATCATTATTACCCAGCATCCGAATGTAAAAAGATGGCTGGTCTACTCGGTGAACGACGAGGCGGTGCTCGGTTCGGTGCGGGCGCTGGAAAATCACGGATTCAACGCCGATTCCATCATCGGTATCGGCATCGGCGGCGCCACCTCCCTCCCGGAGCTGGAAAAGAAGGAGCCTACAGGATTCATCGGCACCTGTTTTGTCGACTGCGTCGGGGAAGGGTATAAAACCACCGAATATCTTTACAAGTGGATTAAAGATGGTGTTACGCCCCCTATGGACACCCGGTCTGCCGGAACGATTGTTACACGGGAAACTTTCAGAAAGGTCATGACCGATGCGGGGTTTTTGGAATAGCGGGCACTTCGACAAGCTCAGTGCCCTGCAGTTCAGTGCCCTGCAACTCAGTGCCCTGCAGCTCAGTGCCCTGCAGCTCAGTGCCCGCTGGCTGAGCCTGTCGAAGCCAGCGAGTTTGTAATGAGATT
This sequence is a window from Candidatus Latescibacter sp.. Protein-coding genes within it:
- a CDS encoding substrate-binding domain-containing protein, producing the protein MSRYIAIGLFVAAILVALLVVNRSSRKEIQPITIGFMVKFPEEPWFQKEIKGARKCAEKYGFKVVDIGARDGDQVLAGIDNLAAQGAKGFVICAPDVRLGPAIMAKAESYKMKVFTVDDQFVGADGKFMNVPYVGMAARDIGRSIGRHLFDEMKKRGWKVEETGACVVTYDQLDTVRERTEGGTEALTQAGFPPSQIYRAPESITDQPGAFAAANIIITQHPNVKRWLVYSVNDEAVLGSVRALENHGFNADSIIGIGIGGATSLPELEKKEPTGFIGTCFVDCVGEGYKTTEYLYKWIKDGVTPPMDTRSAGTIVTRETFRKVMTDAGFLE